From Carboxydocella sporoproducens DSM 16521, a single genomic window includes:
- a CDS encoding flagellar hook-length control protein FliK: MENVNLAALLLGFPELKKIETAGNANGKAGDFTSLLLSVLAPVQESKQEQAEPVKQKEEGEGINRAKDLPLELFNLLSIPSLAPRSQMITEQEGQLLDQVQVQEPGQGPILVDAVRQPPTVSPAVLGVRLPGQGQILADTAIPVEDKEPSTGQTSLFHEFPVKPLADLIVLKQESPAVMPKADMPDLKPQIKDSGLSLQFEQPADMQSMKLIKALTGQVAQKQESALVVSKADSGLSLQFKLPEMRSREPIMVQPRMVRVNEVLNLPQIAKEQHQVPQQEKLEMLKATLVANSGEEGLKEKVLIQVKENGPSVQPGEPGEEMASENWETSDQPVAQTRHFSLPEFHRDSEPVQAPADKQQVTRQIIEQIVQKSQVVREQQKTTIEIQLKPEHLGKLEIVLKVENGVLQGEIKVLDSFVRQTIEADLANLKQSLADQGLKLGQLTVSDLQNGIFQQFQQEQRERNSGMFKQFTKRSLRTWLQEELEHSETAAEIKLSQINYRA; encoded by the coding sequence GTGGAAAATGTCAATTTAGCCGCCTTGCTGCTGGGGTTTCCTGAACTCAAGAAAATTGAGACTGCAGGCAATGCAAATGGGAAAGCAGGGGATTTTACCTCATTGCTGCTTTCTGTTTTGGCTCCTGTGCAGGAAAGCAAACAGGAACAGGCTGAGCCAGTCAAACAGAAAGAGGAAGGTGAAGGCATTAACAGGGCTAAGGATTTGCCTCTTGAACTTTTTAACCTGCTCTCCATACCATCATTAGCGCCCCGATCCCAGATGATTACTGAACAAGAGGGGCAGCTACTGGATCAGGTTCAAGTTCAAGAACCGGGCCAGGGACCAATATTAGTAGATGCAGTAAGGCAACCGCCTACTGTCTCCCCTGCTGTTTTAGGGGTAAGACTGCCAGGACAAGGGCAGATTTTAGCAGACACAGCAATACCTGTCGAAGACAAGGAGCCCTCAACTGGACAAACATCATTGTTTCATGAGTTTCCAGTTAAGCCTTTAGCTGATCTGATAGTGCTAAAACAAGAATCTCCAGCAGTTATGCCCAAGGCAGATATGCCAGACCTTAAACCTCAAATAAAAGATTCCGGTTTATCACTACAATTTGAGCAGCCAGCTGATATGCAATCTATGAAACTAATTAAGGCTTTAACTGGCCAGGTAGCACAGAAGCAAGAATCTGCATTAGTCGTATCGAAAGCAGATTCCGGTTTATCGCTTCAATTTAAGCTACCTGAAATGCGATCCCGGGAACCCATAATGGTACAACCCAGGATGGTACGGGTTAATGAAGTTTTAAATCTACCGCAAATCGCAAAAGAACAGCATCAGGTTCCGCAACAGGAAAAGCTGGAAATGTTAAAGGCTACGCTGGTTGCAAATTCTGGAGAAGAAGGTTTGAAAGAGAAAGTGCTTATCCAGGTGAAGGAAAATGGGCCCTCAGTTCAGCCAGGGGAACCTGGCGAGGAAATGGCAAGTGAGAATTGGGAAACTTCAGATCAACCAGTTGCTCAAACCAGGCATTTTTCTCTACCGGAATTCCACAGGGATAGTGAGCCAGTTCAAGCACCGGCAGATAAACAGCAAGTGACCAGACAGATTATTGAACAAATCGTTCAGAAGAGCCAGGTGGTTCGGGAACAGCAAAAAACGACCATTGAAATTCAATTAAAACCTGAACATCTAGGGAAGCTGGAAATTGTCCTCAAAGTGGAAAACGGAGTTTTGCAAGGGGAAATCAAGGTTCTGGATAGTTTCGTGCGTCAAACTATTGAGGCAGATCTTGCTAATCTCAAACAAAGCCTGGCTGACCAGGGGCTGAAACTGGGACAACTTACTGTTTCAGACCTGCAGAACGGGATATTTCAGCAGTTTCAGCAGGAACAGCGAGAGAGAAATTCGGGTATGTTCAAGCAGTTCACAAAACGTTCCCTTCGTACATGGTTGCAGGAAGAGCTGGAGCACAGCGAAACTGCTGCTGAAATCAAACTGAGTCAGATTAATTATCGAGCTTAA
- a CDS encoding MotE family protein — protein sequence MRVVKWILFVLLLAGVVAGAAWALDHYQIWSWRKTEKTATTKTVKNQQALLEEEIQKLKQENEQLRKKLTETEKQANLLTDQINKQKAEMEQMQQELVQSRLENNDKKAQQLAAYYTEMKPQQAAAVLVKLDNNLTVNILAAMEADVVAKILAAMSPDQAAGYTKMLNERR from the coding sequence ATGAGGGTAGTAAAATGGATTTTATTTGTCCTGCTGTTAGCAGGGGTTGTTGCAGGAGCGGCCTGGGCCCTGGACCATTACCAGATTTGGAGCTGGCGGAAAACTGAAAAAACTGCTACAACTAAAACTGTTAAAAATCAGCAAGCCTTATTGGAAGAAGAAATCCAGAAACTCAAACAAGAGAATGAACAGCTCAGGAAAAAATTGACGGAAACAGAAAAGCAAGCTAACCTTTTAACTGATCAAATCAATAAACAAAAGGCTGAAATGGAACAAATGCAACAGGAACTGGTTCAAAGCCGGCTTGAGAATAATGACAAAAAAGCCCAACAGCTGGCTGCGTACTATACTGAGATGAAACCGCAGCAAGCAGCGGCGGTACTGGTTAAGCTGGATAATAACCTCACTGTCAACATCCTGGCGGCTATGGAAGCCGATGTGGTGGCAAAAATTTTGGCGGCTATGTCGCCTGACCAGGCGGCTGGTTATACCAAAATGCTGAATGAGAGGAGGTGA